One part of the Prunus persica cultivar Lovell chromosome G5, Prunus_persica_NCBIv2, whole genome shotgun sequence genome encodes these proteins:
- the LOC18776594 gene encoding U-box domain-containing protein 21, translated as MVLGWTRRRTGHGTKKKQPRDLDMEALIPNHFLCPISLDLMKDPVTLSSGITYDRQSIDTWLEAGNFTCPVTNQVLRNFDQIPNHSLRRMIQEWCTQNKHYGIERVPTPRIPVLPMEVSEILFSIGASARRLDQHGCLECVHKIKKWGAESERNKRCISENGTASVLAGAFDSFASDCIKRNATVCEEILSALSWMLPAFDEEAHKYLGSQASLHGMVWFLKMSDDLSVKQNAILALKELLACHDRNKHVDALAEIGGVNEVLFDFIREKISPTITKASLMVVFYLVSSSSSSSSSKSSEKIKSAFLEMGLVSILLEILVDSERGICERALGVLDSLCDFQDGREKAYANALTIPVLVKKILRVSEMATEYSISAIWKLCKCASSQEERVLVEALQVGTFQKLLLVLQVRCGDDNTKEKTTELLKLLNPYRAGLECIESVDFKNIRRSF; from the coding sequence ATGGTTTTAGGCTGGACAAGAAGGAGAACAGGCCACGGCACCAAGAAAAAGCAGCCCCGGGACCTAGACATGGAAGCCCTCATCCCAAACCACTTCCTGTGCCCAATATCGCTGGACCTGATGAAGGATCCGGTTACATTGTCATCCGGAATAACCTACGATAGACAGAGTATTGACACGTGGCTCGAAGCCGGGAATTTCACTTGCCCGGTAACAAATCAGGTGCTGAGAAACTTTGATCAGATTCCCAACCATAGTCTCAGAAGAATGATTCAAGAGTGGTGCACTCAAAACAAGCACTACGGCATCGAACGTGTCCCAACACCCAGAATTCCTGTCTTGCCAATGGAGGTCTCTGAGATTCTTTTCAGCATCGGAGCCTCTGCTAGACGTTTGGATCAACATGGCTGCTTAGAATGTGTGCACAAAATCAAGAAGTGGGGAGCTGAGAGCGAACGCAACAAGCGGTGCATCTCGGAGAATGGGACGGCCTCTGTTCTAGCTGGTGCCTTTGATTCTTTTGCAAGTGATTGCATAAAGAGAAATGCCACCGTTTGTGAAGAGATATTGTCTGCGCTGAGTTGGATGCTTCCAGCTTTCGATGAGGAAGCCCACAAATACTTGGGGTCTCAGGCTTCGTTGCACGGCATGGTTTGGTTTCTCAAGATGAGTGATGATCTTTCAGTAAAGCAAAATGCTATTTTAGCATTGAAAGAGCTTCTTGCTTGCCATGACCGGAATAAACATGTTGATGCGTTGGCGGAGATTGGTGGAGTGAATGAGGTACTTTTCGACTTCATCAGAGAGAAAATTTCTCCGACGATTACCAAGGCTTCACTGATGGTGGTCTTCTACTTggtttcatcatcatcatcttcttcttcttctaaatcTAGTGAGAAGATCAAATCAGCATTTCTGGAGATGGGTTTAGTTTCCATATTGTTGGAAATTCTTGTCGACTCTGAAAGAGGCATATGTGAGAGGGCTTTGGGTGTTTTGGATAGTCTTTGCGATTTCCAAGATGGGAGGGAAAAGGCCTATGCTAATGCTCTCACTATACCTGTCTTGGTCAAGAAGATTTTGAGGGTATCAGAAATGGCGACTGAGTATTCAATTTCTGCTATTTGGAAGCTGTGCAAGTGTGCAAGCAGTCAAGAAGAAAGAGTTCTTGTTGAGGCCCTTCAAGTTGGTACATTTCAGAAGCTCCTGTTAGTTTTACAGGTTCGTTGCGGTGATGACAACACAAAGGAGAAGACAACTGAGCTTTTGAAACTCCTGAATCCTTACAGAGCTGGGTTGGAATGCATTGAGTCTGTAGATTTCAAGAACATTAGAAGGTCATTTTGA